The region GCGACGAGAGCGGCGGGATGCTGCGCGACCTCGGCGCGCAGAGCATGACGAACATGTCGACGCTCTGGCGCCTTCCGGCCCGCGTCGATGCGGCTCTCAACCGCCTCGACTCGGGGTCGCTCACCTTCGACATCTCGAGCCTCGAGCTGCGGCTCGACCGCATCATCCGCGTCGCCTACCGTGCGGTGTCGGCCGTGCTCTTCGGGGGGATGCTGATCGGCGGCGTTCTGCTGCTCGAACCTGCATCAGGGTGGGGCGTCGGTCTGATGTGCGCCTCGGTCGTGCCGCTGCTGCACGCCGTGTTCGGGCGGCGCTGAAGCGCCGGCGGGCAGGGGGTCGAAGCGAGGGCGGCGGACACGACCCGCCGCCCTCGCCGTCTTCTCGGCTAGCGCACCATTCGCTCGGCGTCTCAACCGGCAGAGCGCCCGCGGAAGAAGATCATCGTGAGCAGCGCGCCGATCAGAGCCAGCGCGCCCGCGGCGATGAAGGCAGCCGAATAGCCCTGCGTGAGCGCTACCGGGTCGCCCAGTCGGCTGGCGCCGAACGCGGCGGCGATCGCCGACACGACGGCGAGTCCGACGGCCGAGCCGACCTGATAGCTCGTGTTCACGATTCCCGAGGCCAGTCCACCCTCTTCCGGCGGGGCCGCGGCGATCGCGGTCTGCAGCGACGGGATGAATGCCAGTGCCTGACCGAAGGCGACGACCAGCGACGGCAGGAACGCGTCCACCCAGTAGCCCCCATCGGGGCTGACGAACGCCATCCACCCGAGACCAGCCGCGAGGACGAGCAGACCGACGACGATCGGCACCTTGGGGCCGAAGGCTGCGATCACCCGCGGCGCGAGCAGGATCATCCCGACCATGATGAGGGTCGTCATCGGCAGCAGAGCCGCGCCGGCGGGGAAGGCGGTGAAGCCCAGCACCTGCTGCAGATAGAGATTCAGGAAGAACCACATCGGAATCCACGCGGCTCCGAGCATGACCTGGGCGACGTTGGCGGCGCCGAGGTTCGGTGAACGGAAGATCGACAGGCGCACCAGCGGCTCGCGCTTCACGCGCTGGATGATCACGAAGAGCATCAGCAGCAGCACGCCCAGGCCCAGTGCGATCCACGGCTCGGCGGATGCCCAGCCGGCGGCCTCCGAGCGGATGATGCCGTACACGAGAGCCGCGAGACCCACCGTGACGGTGAGCGCGCCCATGGTGTCGACCGATCCGCGCGCCCCCACCTTGCCGCCGGGCAGCGCCTTCCACATGAAGATGAGGATGACGGCCGCGATCGGGATGTTGATGTAGAAGACCCACGGCCACGAGGCGAACTCGGTGATGACGCCGCCGAGGAACACGCCGGCGGTGCCTCCGGCGGGGGCGGCCGCACCGTAGAACGCCATGGCCCTGGTGAGCTCTCGGGGATCGGAGCCGAACAGCATCATCAGCATGGTGAGCGCCGCAGGGGCGATGAGCGCCGACCCTGCGCCCTGCAGCACGCGCCCGATCAGCTCGACGGGCACGTCGCCGGCGACCCCGGCCACGAGCGAGCCTATGCCGAGAATGACCCAGCCGAGGGCGAACATCCGTCGAGGGCCGAACAGGTCGGACAGGCGACCGCCGAGCAGCAGCAGGCCTGCCAGTGCGATCACATAGGCGTTGAACACCCATGAGAGCGTGTGGGGGGAGAAGCCGAGGGCGGCCTGCATCTCGGGCAGGGCGACACCGATGATCGACGCGTCCATGATGACCATGAACTGCGCCAGGGCGATGATGGCGAGGCCCCACCACCGCGCGTTGCCACGCGGTGCGGCGGTGCTCGCCGTGGGGATGTCTCTGGTTGAGGTTGACACGATGAATCCGTTCTGGGGGAGATGCGGGGGATGGGGGAGGT is a window of Microbacterium esteraromaticum DNA encoding:
- a CDS encoding MFS transporter, whose amino-acid sequence is MSTSTRDIPTASTAAPRGNARWWGLAIIALAQFMVIMDASIIGVALPEMQAALGFSPHTLSWVFNAYVIALAGLLLLGGRLSDLFGPRRMFALGWVILGIGSLVAGVAGDVPVELIGRVLQGAGSALIAPAALTMLMMLFGSDPRELTRAMAFYGAAAPAGGTAGVFLGGVITEFASWPWVFYINIPIAAVILIFMWKALPGGKVGARGSVDTMGALTVTVGLAALVYGIIRSEAAGWASAEPWIALGLGVLLLMLFVIIQRVKREPLVRLSIFRSPNLGAANVAQVMLGAAWIPMWFFLNLYLQQVLGFTAFPAGAALLPMTTLIMVGMILLAPRVIAAFGPKVPIVVGLLVLAAGLGWMAFVSPDGGYWVDAFLPSLVVAFGQALAFIPSLQTAIAAAPPEEGGLASGIVNTSYQVGSAVGLAVVSAIAAAFGASRLGDPVALTQGYSAAFIAAGALALIGALLTMIFFRGRSAG